The Thalassophryne amazonica chromosome 18, fThaAma1.1, whole genome shotgun sequence DNA window ATTTAGTGATGTTTTCACTGACACTTTGACATTCCGGTGCACTTGGATTGGTTGAACAGCTTTCCAGTTTTAGGCTAGCATGCTTTATTCGTTATCCCAGATCAGTGTGTTTTCTTCTCATAAATATGTTTAACCTTTTGTTGTGTCTGTCCAGCACAGAGAGGTGGGTAACCCCTggattcagtgagtaaaagtccaaCCAGGTATTATTTCTACCCGTGACTTGACTCATCCAACTACCTGAAGAGTTAAACCACTTAGAATCAGATGGATTAGTGGGTGGATGGAATAAATGTGTGGTTGGACCTTTACTCACAGACGCGGGGTTAGCCACCTCTGGCAGCATATGAGTCTGCCTCAGTaaaccaaagaagaagaaaaaagacctCTAGTGAACTCCTAGATTAAGGGTCAGTCTTTTTGAGACATTTTGACCTTCAGGGAAACAAGATATTTGAATGCACTTAACAAAGACCCTCAATGTATGAACTCAGTTCAGTTTTTCGCATGAATCGTAGCGGTTTGAGGTCAGTgtggtctatatatatatatatatatatatatattatatatattatatatatatatatataatatataattatatatatataatatatatatatatataatatatatatgcagCCCCAAGCCAAACAAAGTACagttcatccattcatccatgcAGTATACTCAGTATATTTGAATGTAGTGGAGTTGGGGCTCCATATATTTACTGGATGGAAATCCTGCCTAAAATTGAGTGTTAGCAAAGTGTCATCAGTGTCTGTGGGTCTGTTGGTAGAGCAGATTACAAACCAGGACATCCCTGGTTTAATATCTGACAGTTTTTTGTGTTATACGTGCCAAATTTAATGCTCATGCTCATTTAAGTTGCTTTAACTCAAGTGAACTTAGTTCATTTTACTTCAGATAAGTTTTGAGtaaatttgattttatttagCTGTAATCACTAACTTCAGTTCTAATAACTCATCCTTGCATGCTCAAACTTttaaaaaaaggagaaaattAATGACATTAATTATGATAATTTGGGATTACAATATGCTTAATtattgttcagtttttttttttgttttttgttttttctgacaCTGATGATGTACCGTTGACCCCAAAGTGACATtcggtggaaaaaaaaacatctatcaATTGGTTTGAAACTAAGTTACAGCTCTGTTGgagtcagtcttttttttttttttttacagtttttacgAGCTGCATCAACTCATCTTTTACTCTGATGTCTTGGAAGTAAATGTGATCagaagagagagaaggagagagagagacggtgCGGCAggttgatttgggctttgttgctaGGAGAGTTTAACTTAATGAGCGGTGTTAAGGTTTCGCCAGGACACAGCAGCAGAGCAGCGAAATCCCCACGGGCTCTTTGAGAGTCAACAAGCTGTGTTCATCTGCTCTGAAAATCATTCCGGGCGCGTTTAAAACGGCGCAAATGTCAGCAGCTACCTGCCGTAACCCATCAATAATTCTAAATCTGGCTCTGATTGCCAACAAGGCAGCCAAAGCAAGGCGATAATTAGGTTGTATGCCTCCCTTCCCAAACAGAAGGTTCCAGATTCGAGGCCACCTGTGCCCCATTCGCCATCCAcatctggagttgcgtcaggaaaagcatctggtgtaaatctgattccaaaccaacatgtggatctgctgtggcgccctcgAGCAAATATGAAAGAAGCCAAAAAAATTATTACAAAGATTTAGAAGGTGGGTTCTGATGAGCAACGGGAGGGCAACTccacggtaacggaattacaatgacagcaaattctattttattttacagtTAAACAATTTCCTTTGATTCTGTTTCTGGACTGCACGTACACCATGAGACGGGGTGCATGTCACAAACAAGTTCAACTGATGCTCCTGTTTTGCTTCGGTTTGTGTTGCATAAAAAATGACTTCATCCAAAACTGCTGGATTCCACAGCAACACTGAAACCCACAATCCACCAAGAACTGATCAGATCAATACACTCAAGAACCTGTTCATGACAAAGTTTGTTCAACAGGTCAATTCTAAATGTtgaaccactcaaaggtgtagtTGCACTTTGATTTTCCACAGTGTGGATCAAATTTGTTTCATGCTGAAATGTAGTTATTATAAACTGCCTTTATTTTGTGGGATATTACAAATTACAGCACATTTTACTGCAGGTAAAGCACTTATTTTGGGGGCGTCCATGGAAAATATTGTGACTGAGATTTTGCAGACAAAATGATGTGGAAGGTTCACGGTGCATTTGATGGAACCAGGGAATTTGGgattttttaaacttaaaaccatAAGGATTTAAGATGGTGACCGAAAGCTTGGATAAATACAAACATTTTGCGTGGAGATAAGTGTGCAGAGCCTTTTTTTGCATAAACTTAAAACCATAAAAAATATAAGTGCGTTGGGACGGGGGAGGGGCCTAGTCCCACGGCAACGCCCACTACTCATTGACGAGAAATACATGTTTTCACATCCAAGTCTCCAATAACACCACGAAAATCACTAGTTGTCAGTagtcactgaaaaaaaaagtcactagaGAGGTCTGAATAGTCGCTAAATTTAGCGACAAAGTcactaagataagataagaaaagcctttattcgtCCCTCAATGGGGAAACGTCAGTGTCACATctcagcatagaacagtaggaatagacagaagggcatgcaataaaacaaacaagtatctcttaaaaaacaagaactaaaaaaagcactgagtgccgggtaacactaaggctaccattgttcagttcaatgctgcactgctgggatgatatacactgttgGGATGTAAACGTgttcagataaagtgacttcagcgtgaaatgtacgataagttactctgatatttacaatatggacaggttaaaatatagtaggtaaagtgatttgagtttgcaccataagttaaattattgcacctaataaatacagcaggtaatgacatgtTTTGTCCTGGTttctatggttaccacagtagtAGCATTGATGGCAACACTGAGAAAACATAGGTTTCTCTTTGCATTTTGGCTTTTCGTCAACACAAAAGATCTGTTTTAGGTCACTGAAAATGAAACTTTTGCAAAACTTCGGCCAAagaggcttctgattggccaagaaTAATGGCAATGCTGCATTTACATACTGACTGTAGGAAAACCATCAAGCCAATCATCATGGCAGAATTCCTGTTGTCTGCAGCGGCAGGCTGTAGCTGATGATGTGAGACATGGCCATTTTTCATCGTTAAAGACGCAGAAAATAATATTCTTTGTTGAACATACAACagagttttagcattttgcacagtGTTGTTTTAAAACAGTAAGTCTTGGCTTTGATGGTAGCTTGCAATGCtaactttttgtgaggttatGTGAGCACAGCATCACCACCTGTTGCCTTGGCATGCTCTTGACAGCACTTTACAATGTTTTCACGTGGACCCAGATATTTATTTTTCACACCGAATTTGGAAAAATTCCAGTTTTCAAAAATACCTTTATATGAGTGGACAAGGCATAAGTTAGCATTGTGTGAGTGTACCTGTCCAGTAGCTATGCAGCTAAACctttgcatacatgtcaacctatacggattgtccataaattatacggattttttacgagtttcagagtcatacggacatacaaataaagtcttacggatatttagggttttctgttgtaaatttattttttactgttgtttttcttaactccgcggactttcggccagccgtccaccatctttgtactcctcatagaagctgtgtgatgacatgtgcaatgtgagcatccaatcggaattggtttaccgtcacatggttttccaatatccaactgtagggcagagcagtctcagatggtagggccaaagattgttaggagcagtgatctgttactctgtgagttcttgtttctgtaaaatagAACAACTGTGTGACACTATATTTACGGGAAATATACCGAGTTTGTACAAAACAtctacaatgtacttgtagacattgattttattgacagcaagcaatttACTGTGGAGaaagaggatttaactgtggaggacttccaccataaaagagcccatggagatcactggtgtagttatatatatatggacaaaaccccagttatgtgataccgctatgcggttgtgtgtactgtaataaaactgattttggtgcgatttaggAGGTTAcagggattttgtgttgattttatggattttatcacttggttatacaggtggaccctcaaacgggttgacatgtatgccttTGTGTGAAATATGTTCACACTTTATCCAGAGTTCTTCCCAATGGGATCTCTCATGGCCTATGTTTCCTAGTTGATTCTATCGCTATCTTTCTATTTCTGTACTTTCAGTCATGTTAAATTTCTAAAGCCTTTATTTGGCTCCATCATGCTAAGGCTAGCATATTTAGCATAGCAATGCCATCTGATAGCCCCACATAAAGTGCGTCATGGCGTCTTGTTGCTGTATTTTTAACCCATGTGGGTCAAAATCCTAAATCGTTTCCAGAAATATTTTTGATAATATTGTGAACTAAAGGTCGTGAATCCTTTCTATTTCATTTatatgtactgtattttccagaggatACGTTGCACTTTTTTCCACTAGTTTTGGAGGTCCTACACTCTAGTTTAATTTTCTAAGTATCAAAGTGCTAAACAAAGTAAACTATGacaatgaaagaataaatgggAATAATAAAAGtaaactacaacaatgcacaaaaattatCTTAAAGagatgataatacagaaaaacagtgtaactccagaaaatatggttttttatgataatgatatattattatatatttatatatgataTGTTTCTTAACATGAGTATATAAGGTATATAAATTATGGTTACTGATTTTGCttgttcttctcttttttttttttttttctgtgacagaTGAAATTGCTTAGGACCGTTCACCAGATGAAAGAGGAGTGACTCTTCAGACCTCCTCTCACGTGCACTCTTCGTGTTGGCCACTGAGGCCAAAGAGGCGTCCGGAGAGCTCGCCTCATTTTTCACCATTTCCTCTTTGTTGGTGCCCCACAAGTGTTTCAAAACTGTTTCTCCAACGCTTTTTCCAGAAACTCAGACTGTTTTCTAGGGCAGAAGCAGCGCAGCCCTTCCAGAAAGAGGTGATGGGAAGCGTGCGAGCCAGCCGCTACAGCATTGTATCATCAGAGGAGGACGGCATGAAGCTTGCCACTATGACGGTGCCCAACGGGTACGGAAACCCTAAAACTAAGGTGCACACCAAGCGCCTGCCTCAGAGCAGATTTGTGAAGAAAGACGGTCACTGCAATGTGCAGTTTGTCAATGTGAGTGAAAAAAGCCAGCGATACTTGGCTGACATCTTCACCACGTGCGTGGACATCCGTTGGAGATGGatgtttgtcatcttctgcctcgCCTTTCTCCTCTCATGGCTTTTCTTTGGGTGCGTCTTTTGGCTGGTGGCCATCTTCCATGGGGACTTCGAAAGTAACACGCAAAAGTGTGTCTCCAACGTCAGCAGCTTTACTGCTGCCTTCTTGTTTTCCATTGAGACGCAAACAACTATTGGCTACGGCTACAGATACGTGACAGATGAGTGCCCTGTTGCTGTCTTCATGGTGGTCTTCCAAAGCATCGTGGGCTGCATCATTGATGCTTTCATCATAGGTGCCGTCATGGCAAAGATGGCAAAGCCCAAGAAACGGAATGAAACTTTGGTCTTCAGCCATAACGCTACAGTGGCCATGAGAGACAATAAGCTCTGCCTGATGTGGCGTGTGGGCAACTTGCGGAAAAGCCACCTCGTTGAAGCACATGTGCGGGCACAGCTCCTGAAATCCCGGACAACAGCCGAGGGGGAGTACATACCCCTCGATCAGATGGACATCGACGTCGGTTTCGACAGCGGAGTCGATCGCATCTTCTTGGTCTCCCCCATCACAATTGTTCATGAGATTGATGAAAACAGTCCCTTCTACAACATGAGCAAACATGACCTGGAGAACTTTGAGTTTGAAATTGTGGTCATTTTAGAAGGTATGGTTGAGGCTACTGCCATGACCACGCAGTGTCGCAGCTCCTATGTAGCTAGTGAGATCCTCTGGGGCCATAGATTCGAGCCCGTACTCTTTGAGGAGAAGAACTACTACAAGGTAGACTACTCACGTTTCCATAAGACATATGAGGTGCCGAGCACC harbors:
- the kcnj2a gene encoding inward rectifier potassium channel 2a, giving the protein MGSVRASRYSIVSSEEDGMKLATMTVPNGYGNPKTKVHTKRLPQSRFVKKDGHCNVQFVNVSEKSQRYLADIFTTCVDIRWRWMFVIFCLAFLLSWLFFGCVFWLVAIFHGDFESNTQKCVSNVSSFTAAFLFSIETQTTIGYGYRYVTDECPVAVFMVVFQSIVGCIIDAFIIGAVMAKMAKPKKRNETLVFSHNATVAMRDNKLCLMWRVGNLRKSHLVEAHVRAQLLKSRTTAEGEYIPLDQMDIDVGFDSGVDRIFLVSPITIVHEIDENSPFYNMSKHDLENFEFEIVVILEGMVEATAMTTQCRSSYVASEILWGHRFEPVLFEEKNYYKVDYSRFHKTYEVPSTPLCSARDLAENKYIISNSNSFCYENEMMLENKEDTDEGNGGSVGPDGTQTDNISEMEQNHAPVPFDPRPLRRESEI